The Macrobrachium rosenbergii isolate ZJJX-2024 chromosome 8, ASM4041242v1, whole genome shotgun sequence genome includes a region encoding these proteins:
- the LOC136841253 gene encoding cuticle protein AM1239-like, producing the protein MKLIISACLAVVSLAAPRPDKRPEVQAPAPSYGAPSQRSFDHSAEVPAILRDERQMSDDASSYNFAIETEDGIQREEFGSAIDDGSAEGAVAQSGKVSFTLPDGQQFELTFVADENGYQPQSPFLPVAPAFPHEIPQFVLDQIEKARREDEEAARSGPRSSGGPSNSYQAPSNSYQAP; encoded by the exons ATCATCTCCGCTTGTCTGGCCGTCGTGTCCCTGGCCGCCCCTAGGCCCGACAAACGCCCAGAAGTCCAAGCCCCTGCTCCGTCCTACGGCGCCCCCTCTCAGAGATCCTTCGACCACTCCGCCGAAGTCCCAGCCATCCTCCGCGACGAGAGGCAGATGTCTGACGACGCCTCCAGCTACAACTTCGCCATCGAGACTGAGGACGGAATCCAGCGCGAGGAATTCGGTTCCGCCATCGACGACGGAAGCGCTGAAGGAGCCGTCGCTCAGAGCGGAAAGGTCTC CTTCACCCTCCCCGACGGCCAACAGTTCGAGCTGACCTTCGTGGCTGACGAGAATGGCTACCAGCCTCAGTCTCCCTTCCTGCCAGTCGCTCCCGCATTCCCCCACGAGATTCCCCAGTTCGTCCTCGACCAGATCGAAAAGGCAAGACGCGAGGACGAGGAAGCTGCCCGCTCCGGACCTCGCAGCAGCGGTGGCCCATCCAACAGCTACCAGGCTCCATCCAACAGCTACCAGGCCCCTTGA
- the LOC136841252 gene encoding larval cuticle protein 65Ag1-like has translation MKLIILTSLAVVSLAAPRPDKRPEVQAPAPSYGAPSQRSFDHSAEVPAILRDERQMSDDASSYNFAIETEDGIQREEFGSAIDDGSAEGAVAQSGKVSFTLPDGQQFELTFVADENGFQPQSPFLPVAPAFPHEIPQFVLDQIEKARREDEEAARSGPRSSGGPSQGYD, from the exons ATGAAACTG aTCATCCTCACCTCCTTGGCCGTCGTGTCCCTGGCCGCCCCTAGACCCGACAAACGCCCAGAAGTCCAAGCCCCTGCTCCGTCCTACGGCGCCCCCTCTCAGAGATCTTTCGACCACTCCGCCGAAGTCCCAGCCATCCTCCGCGATGAGAGGCAGATGTCTGACGACGCCTCCAGCTACAACTTCGCCATCGAGACTGAGGACGGAATCCAACGCGAGGAATTCGGTTCCGCCATCGACGACGGAAGCGCTGAAGGAGCCGTCGCTCAGAGCGGAAAGGTCTC CTTCACCCTCCCCGACGGCCAACAGTTCGAGCTGACCTTCGTGGCTGACGAGAATGGCTTCCAGCCCCAGTCTCCCTTCCTGCCAGTCGCTCCCGCATTCCCCCACGAGATTCCCCAGTTCGTCCTCGACCAGATCGAAAAGGCAAGACGCGAGGACGAGGAAGCTGCCCGCTCCGGCCCTCGCAGCAGCGGTGGCCCATCTCAGGGATACGATTAA